The proteins below come from a single Xiphophorus couchianus chromosome 20, X_couchianus-1.0, whole genome shotgun sequence genomic window:
- the LOC114136185 gene encoding class E basic helix-loop-helix protein 40: protein MERITSAQPPPYVPKHAPMDIPDMRRLEYPIYMCKSRRGVKGRDECKETYKLPHRLIEKKRRDRINECIAQLKDLLPEHLKLTTLGHLEKAVVLELTLKHVKTLSAVLEQQQQKIMALQKDLQIGDNVGDGAETSEEMFRSGFHLCAREVLHYLASQETTRDLTPSHVISHIQKVAAEVLHNGSSPQPDRSSARESDEAKRPVGEPSASPEAPARNCVPVIQRTFHHGTGEQSGSDTDTDSGYGGEHDKPKAQWSENEREGETKPPASERMVGVVKQEGDQPRAKRLRVDSEDEMLSFHPAGAPGSYVNVSPNQPPFCLPFYLIPPSTATAAAYLPMLEKCWYPGGMPIMYPGLPSEPLPSSLLMSPRAGSPVAHRIPMDSPTLHKALRQVSPLNLEAKD, encoded by the exons ATGGAGCGGATTACAAGTGCGCAACCACCTCCTTATGTTCCGAAACACGCACCAATGGACATACCCGACATGCGCCG ACTAGAGTATCCTATTTATATGTGCAAAAGCAGGAGGGGTGTGAAGGGCAGAGATGAATGCAAG GAGACTTACAAGTTGCCACACAGACTGATCGAAAAGAAAAGACGGGACAGAATAAATGAATGCATTGCCCAGTTGAAGGACCTGTTGCCAGAACATCTTAAGCTTACA ACGCTGGGTCATCTGGAGAAAGCCGTGGTGCTGGAACTCACACTGAAGCATGTGAAAACTCTGAGCGCCGTCctggagcaacagcagcagaaaataatgGCGCTCCAGAAAGACCTGCAGATCG GTGATAACGTGGGAGACGGTGCCGAGACCAGCGAGGAGATGTTCCGCTCTGGCTTTCACCTCTGTGCCAGAGAAGTCCTCCATTACCTGGCGAGTCAAGAGACCACCAGGGATCTGACCCCCTCACACGTCATCAGTCACATCCAGAAGGTGGCGGCTGAAGTTCTCCACAACGGAAGCAGCCCTCAACCCGACAGGTCCTCCGCCCGAGAGTCTGATGAGGCAAAGAGGCCAGTCGGGGAGCCGTCGGCGTCGCCCGAGGCCCCGGCTAGGAACTGCGTCCCGGTCATCCAACGGACTTTCCACCACGGGACGGGGGAGCAGAGTGGCAGCGATACGGACACTGACAGCGGCTACGGGGGAGAACACGACAAGCCTAAAGCCCAGTGGTCGGAAAACGAGAGGGAGGGCGAGACAAAGCCTCCCGCGTCGGAGCGGATGGTCGGTGTCGTCAAGCAGGAGGGGGACCAGCCCCGGGCAAAGAGGTTAAGAGTAGACTCGGAGGATGAGATGCTCTCCTTTCACCCAGCGGGAGCTCCGGGCAGTTATGTAAACGTCTCCCCCAACCAGCCCCCTTTTTGCCTCCCCTTCTACCTCATCCCCCCATCGACGGCGACAGCCGCGGCATACCTCCCGATGCTGGAAAAATGCTGGTACCCCGGCGGCATGCCCATCATGTACCCGGGCCTGCCCTCGGAGCCGTTGCCCTCGTCTTTGTTGATGTCTCCGAGGGCGGGGTCTCCGGTGGCCCACCGCATCCCAATGGATTCCCCCACTCTCCACAAAGCTTTAAGGCAGGTCTCTCCTTTGAACTTGGAAGCCAAAGACTGA